One genomic window of Desertifilum tharense IPPAS B-1220 includes the following:
- the hpsP gene encoding hormogonium polysaccharide biosynthesis glycosyltransferase HpsP, translating into MRVLQIVPSISLVYGGPSQMVLGLSAALAKAGAEVTILTTDSNGDTGQAPLDVPLDRPVEQDGYLIRYFRCSPFRRYKFSIDLLRWLAQHSQEFDIAHIHALFSPVSSAAAVVARSRKLPYLMRPLGTLDPADLQKKRQLKQVYAALIEKGNLAGAEAIHFTSSQEAKVSERFGTKTKDVVIPLGVQLPEFTPGMAKSQLGLPEDVPILLYMSRIDPKKGLDLLIPALERLLAEGVSFHFVLAGGNPQDPAYEEQIKQRVRESVLGKVTTIPGFVKGELKAALLQDADLFVLPSYYENFGIAVAEAIASATPVVISQGVYIWEDIQTSEAGWVCESEVDSLKSTLREALTDAPERRRRGEKGKQYAQTHYSWSAIAQQTLATYQQLLADG; encoded by the coding sequence ATGCGCGTGCTGCAAATTGTTCCGTCTATTTCTTTAGTGTATGGCGGCCCTAGTCAGATGGTTTTGGGGTTGTCTGCGGCGTTGGCGAAAGCAGGCGCAGAGGTGACAATTCTCACGACTGATTCTAATGGAGATACGGGACAAGCGCCGCTAGATGTGCCTTTGGATCGTCCGGTAGAACAGGATGGGTATCTGATTCGTTATTTTCGCTGTTCGCCGTTTCGTCGCTATAAGTTTTCAATTGATTTATTGAGATGGTTGGCGCAGCATAGCCAGGAATTTGATATTGCTCATATTCATGCTTTGTTTTCCCCGGTTTCTTCGGCGGCGGCGGTGGTGGCGAGAAGCCGGAAGTTACCTTATTTAATGCGTCCTTTGGGAACGTTAGATCCGGCGGATTTACAGAAGAAAAGGCAGTTAAAACAAGTCTATGCGGCTTTGATTGAAAAGGGAAATTTGGCGGGCGCTGAGGCGATTCATTTTACCAGTTCCCAAGAAGCAAAGGTTTCCGAACGGTTTGGCACAAAAACGAAGGATGTGGTGATTCCTTTGGGGGTGCAGTTACCGGAATTTACCCCAGGGATGGCGAAGTCTCAGCTTGGTTTACCGGAAGATGTGCCGATTCTATTATATATGTCTCGGATTGACCCGAAAAAAGGATTGGATTTGCTGATTCCGGCTTTGGAAAGGTTACTCGCAGAAGGCGTATCTTTTCATTTTGTTTTAGCGGGGGGCAATCCGCAAGATCCGGCGTATGAGGAACAGATTAAACAGCGAGTCAGAGAGTCTGTTTTAGGAAAAGTTACGACAATTCCAGGGTTTGTTAAAGGAGAGTTAAAGGCTGCTTTGTTGCAGGATGCGGATCTGTTCGTATTGCCATCGTACTACGAAAATTTTGGAATTGCGGTGGCGGAGGCGATCGCATCGGCTACCCCAGTTGTGATTTCCCAAGGCGTGTACATCTGGGAAGATATTCAAACATCTGAGGCGGGTTGGGTGTGCGAATCTGAAGTAGATTCGCTAAAAAGTACGCTGCGCGAGGCTTTGACGGATGCACCGGAAAGACGGCGACGCGGGGAAAAGGGAAAGCAATATGCTCAGACTCATTATAGCTGGAGCGCGATCGCTCAACAGACTCTCGCCACTTACCAGCAATTACTTGCCGATGGATAG
- a CDS encoding DNA polymerase beta superfamily protein: MDYLEIEQRTILIALTGSYGYGLAMPGISDKDYRGVFIATQPYYLGFSKIEQRDRGWDTSAHLFPYLSVDTSIYELKKFLELCTDNNPNILELLWFNQYEHLTDIGKTLVEHKQMFLSTKVKHTYAGYGYAQLKKLESHRRWLLNPPQVKPTPADYGLTEIQPLTKDEVNAFLEYLYLLVRDKVQFLEPAQQLYQLLTAEIDYKGIFKQYPLSDEALEYTQKLTQASDKFIQRLQKTQQYQAALREYNAYQSWKKNRNPARAALEAKVGYDAKFAMQAIRLLRTGLEILEHGELIVDRRIAGDAEELLAMKRGEYRYEEMMAIANSLYQRLETAYPNSTLPRSVDRDAVNQLCIDLVTRQGW, translated from the coding sequence ATGGATTACTTAGAAATTGAGCAACGGACTATTTTAATTGCTCTCACGGGTTCCTATGGCTATGGGTTAGCAATGCCTGGAATTTCCGATAAAGATTATCGCGGCGTTTTTATTGCAACGCAACCCTATTATTTAGGTTTTTCTAAGATTGAACAGCGCGATCGCGGTTGGGATACCTCGGCGCATTTATTTCCCTATTTATCCGTGGATACGAGTATCTATGAACTCAAGAAGTTTTTAGAACTTTGTACCGACAATAACCCCAACATTCTAGAGTTGTTGTGGTTTAACCAATACGAGCATTTAACCGACATTGGGAAAACCTTGGTGGAACACAAGCAAATGTTCTTGTCAACCAAGGTTAAACATACCTATGCAGGCTATGGATATGCTCAACTCAAAAAGTTAGAATCGCATCGACGCTGGTTATTAAACCCACCCCAAGTTAAACCGACTCCCGCAGACTATGGGTTAACCGAAATTCAACCGCTAACCAAAGATGAGGTGAATGCATTTCTAGAATACTTGTATCTGCTGGTGCGGGATAAAGTCCAGTTTTTAGAACCCGCACAACAGCTTTATCAATTGCTGACTGCGGAAATTGATTACAAGGGTATCTTTAAACAATATCCCCTATCCGATGAAGCGTTGGAATATACCCAAAAACTTACCCAAGCTTCCGATAAGTTTATTCAACGCTTGCAAAAAACGCAGCAATATCAAGCGGCCTTGCGAGAGTATAATGCTTATCAGTCTTGGAAGAAAAATCGCAACCCCGCCCGCGCTGCTCTAGAAGCAAAAGTGGGGTATGATGCTAAATTTGCCATGCAAGCGATTCGCTTATTAAGAACAGGGTTAGAAATTCTCGAACATGGCGAACTTATTGTAGATCGTCGCATAGCTGGCGATGCCGAAGAGTTGCTAGCCATGAAGCGGGGAGAGTACCGCTATGAGGAGATGATGGCGATCGCCAACAGCCTCTATCAACGCCTAGAGACAGCCTACCCCAACTCTACACTCCCGCGCAGTGTCGATCGCGATGCTGTAAATCAACTTTGTATAGATTTAGTCACCCGACAAGGCTGGTAA